The following are encoded in a window of Bacillus oleivorans genomic DNA:
- a CDS encoding DUF3221 domain-containing protein gives MKTYKILTFTLGLCLVLSACGTSDEVIGDTPKSEEEPANKNVQAGPHNNSGWETIEIVSNRPIITKLEQTATETPKRDQVINELKESKEFKEGLYGKPSDELLEDLSVQWVEGDIVTPVIEEIYGGHDGFSKEGVIFYENQTSGADQAGFWIGIKKPDDRLKELVDRLQAEVDAGRIKAEYIFIYYSPHTLAENHQLMNEVNQAVKTFVDQHHAPDRVSGGVSVNTITGDIEISHNFLTEVQIESLRQQFPERRLVAEQEGRMVPKEGEPDTFYPEEPYTNQLTKKGSYVMKIGTDSMLVVDAEPQEFSSTEGVDEFYSAITFNFPNASEKLKVGQRVLVEASGPILESYPGQGTALYVEVLPEYKPDGADLSESQVVQAVIQKAKENRIEGTLAIREITYDSKTDAWKVSIKQNDEENYDFEINDK, from the coding sequence GTGAAAACATACAAAATACTTACTTTTACTCTTGGTCTGTGCCTAGTCCTATCAGCCTGCGGAACTTCTGATGAAGTTATAGGCGATACACCGAAATCTGAGGAAGAACCGGCGAACAAAAATGTTCAGGCGGGCCCTCATAACAATTCAGGGTGGGAGACGATTGAAATCGTTAGTAATCGGCCTATCATTACAAAATTAGAGCAGACTGCCACGGAAACTCCAAAAAGGGATCAAGTAATTAATGAATTAAAAGAATCAAAGGAGTTTAAAGAAGGTTTATACGGTAAACCATCGGATGAACTTTTAGAAGATTTATCTGTTCAGTGGGTTGAAGGTGATATCGTTACCCCCGTTATCGAAGAAATTTATGGTGGGCATGATGGTTTTTCAAAAGAGGGAGTTATCTTTTATGAAAATCAGACTTCTGGCGCAGATCAGGCAGGCTTTTGGATAGGGATTAAAAAGCCAGATGACCGCTTAAAGGAATTAGTAGATAGACTACAAGCAGAAGTGGATGCAGGAAGAATTAAAGCTGAATATATTTTTATATACTATTCTCCACACACATTGGCTGAAAATCATCAGCTTATGAATGAAGTGAATCAGGCTGTAAAAACATTTGTTGATCAGCATCACGCCCCAGATCGTGTTTCAGGAGGTGTAAGTGTGAACACGATTACTGGAGATATTGAGATTAGCCATAACTTTTTAACTGAAGTGCAAATAGAAAGTCTCAGGCAGCAATTTCCTGAGAGGCGGCTGGTTGCAGAGCAGGAAGGCAGGATGGTTCCAAAAGAAGGAGAGCCGGATACTTTTTATCCTGAGGAACCGTACACTAATCAGTTAACTAAAAAAGGATCATATGTAATGAAAATTGGTACAGATAGTATGCTTGTCGTGGATGCTGAGCCACAGGAATTTAGTTCTACTGAAGGAGTCGACGAGTTCTATTCTGCTATTACTTTCAATTTCCCGAATGCTTCTGAGAAATTAAAAGTTGGTCAAAGAGTTTTGGTTGAGGCTTCGGGTCCAATATTGGAATCCTACCCAGGTCAGGGAACAGCCCTATATGTAGAGGTCCTGCCGGAATATAAACCAGATGGGGCAGACCTCTCCGAATCACAGGTTGTCCAGGCTGTAATTCAAAAAGCAAAAGAAAACAGGATTGAAGGTACATTAGCGATTCGCGAGATAACTTATGATTCGAAAACGGATGCTTGGAAAGTCAGTATCAAACAAAATGATGAAGAAAACTATGACTTTGAGATCAATGATAAATAA